The following is a genomic window from Bacillus sp. FJAT-52991.
CATTTAGAGAAGTATCTCGATTGGGAGAAATTTATGGCGATTATCGGCGAGGAAGAAAGGGAAATGAAGTAATGAAGTGGAAAACTTATAGTAATGGATTATTATTAAGCTTTCAATTTTTTACGATTGTCCCGATTCACCGTGAGCTGCCGATGGACGCTGCTCATTTACGGGCGGTGTTGCGGATGTTTCCATTGTTCGGACTCATTAGAGGACTTCTGTACGGAGGGGTATTTTGGGCACTTATTGAATGGTCGCCATTATCTGACCTTGGGAACGCTTTTTTATTGTGGCTGTTGCCGATTATTTGGACAGGAGGCTTGCATTTAGACGGCTGGATTGACACAAGCGATGCCTTTTTCTCGTATCGTGATCGCGAGCGGCGATTGGAAATTTTAAAGGATTCGAGAGTGGGAGCTTTTGGGGTGCTATCGCTCATTATCTTGCTGGCGGCACGCTTTCTCTTTTTCTATGAAATCATCGCATTCGGTAACAGTCAGCTCGCGTTCGTTGTATGCTTGATCCCTTTTTACAGC
Proteins encoded in this region:
- the cobS gene encoding adenosylcobinamide-GDP ribazoletransferase: MKWKTYSNGLLLSFQFFTIVPIHRELPMDAAHLRAVLRMFPLFGLIRGLLYGGVFWALIEWSPLSDLGNAFLLWLLPIIWTGGLHLDGWIDTSDAFFSYRDRERRLEILKDSRVGAFGVLSLIILLAARFLFFYEIIAFGNSQLAFVVCLIPFYSQMTMGLLLNSTPPAKEEGLAYYFQKGKDSALLIRYSVWLIVIGAAIVLMSHALLPFLIFTAVTAVFFNFVRRSTMKHFGGITGDLLGASLEGVESILWMTLWLLVSIGMG